From a region of the Mytilus galloprovincialis chromosome 3, xbMytGall1.hap1.1, whole genome shotgun sequence genome:
- the LOC143066839 gene encoding uncharacterized protein LOC143066839: MEHKVELLKDGESINELENLRKVNLKEIACSKHMDQKCVTYCLNCDKSLCASCLIRPFQYEKLNKVYEDKYLLLTDLKSKIDDCYPFFEEKAADFRKRDDDEVDKHNKVTEEIFNRKNEVKDAVTKEASALVEVMKSIWDTDSNPVKSERERLCQVEQDLKARKNLLDKVTLTQEPALVFSSAENINRDIPEKSFLEEKPPELFYIKPIEKPIDDMKNVLGSIIRKPKINLLKVFKVDFPEINGLVSLNEDICVMFNKDNRRFKYFTISDFKFITVKNDIKDVSTKERYGSVKIFDITNYKEEILVSDDTFQLRRLKNDGTFQKVAPSITIDQLSFYGIHAVNDKDIFVGFTNRQGYSSGFLELINFCDSEMRRVECGRSSNKRLFGLPKKITTDINGDIYVIDQLDCSQRVVSVGTWGQLKWIYNGHQSLNPVSTAEKEEVQVEEDAMSEFTFGLTAQGHKEGDFVPNDIVTTPSGLVLVSEKTTNAIHVLSKNGQFICNCLSDSVIIGPTSLCFNKKGQLMIGCSDSRKTKLHVVEFIE, encoded by the coding sequence atggaacacAAGGTCGAGCTGCTCAAAGATGGAGAAAGCATTAATGAATTAGAAAATCTACGAAAAGTGAACTTGAAGGAGATTGCATGTTCGAAACACATGGATCAGAAATGTGTAACATATTGTCTTAATTGCGACAAATCCCTTTGTGCCTCTTGTTTAATCCGACCATTTCAGTATGAGAAACTTAACAAAGTGTACGAAGACAAATATCTTCTATTGAcagatttaaaaagtaaaattgacGATTGTTATCCATTCTTCGAGGAGAAAGCGGCAGATTTTCGGAAAAGGGACGATGATGAGGTCGATAAACACAACAAAGTTACTGAGGAAATTTTCAATAGGAAAAATGAAGTAAAGGATGCAGTTACAAAGGAAGCGTCAGCACTAGTAGAAGTTATGAAAAGTATATGGGATACGGACAGTAATCCAGTTAAATCAGAACGTGAACGGCTTTGTCAAGTGGAACAAGATTTAAAGGCCCGAAAAAATTTACTTGATAAAGTGACACTAACTCAAGAGCCTGCTTTAGTTTTCTCCTCTGCCGAAAACATCAATAGGGATATACCAGAGAAATCCTTCTTGGAAGAAAAACCACCAGAACTGTTTTATATCAAACCAATTGAGAAACCAATAGATGATATGAAAAATGTATTGGGATCAATAATCCGAAAACCTAAAATAAATTTGCTTAAGGTGTTTAAAGTGGATTTTCCAGAGATCAATGGATTAGTGTCTCTTAATGAGGACATATGTGTTATGTTTAACAAAGATAATCGCAGATTCAAGTATTTCACAATATCTGACTTTAAGTTTATAACcgttaaaaatgatataaaagatGTAAGTACAAAAGAAAGATATGGTTCCGTGAAGATCTTTGATATAACAAACTATAAAGAAGAAATTTTAGTGTCAGATGACACATTTCAACTAAGACGTCTTAAAAATGATGGAACATTTCAGAAAGTAGCACCGTCCATTACAATAGATCAACTGAGCTTTTATGGCATTCATGCTGTAAATGACAAAGACATTTTTGTTGGTTTTACCAATCGACAAGGATATTCCTCTGGATTtcttgaacttatcaatttttGCGATTCGGAGATGAGACGTGTTGAATGTGGTAGAAGCAGTAACAAAAGGTTATTTGGCCTTCCAAAAAAGATAACTACAGACATCAACGGAGATATTTATGTGATTGATCAGTTAGATTGTTCTCAAAGAGTTGTATCGGTTGGAACATGGGGACAATTAAAATGGATTTACAATGGCCATCAAAGCCTTAATCCAGTATCAACAGCAGAAAAAGAAGAAGTACAAGTAGAAGAAGATGCAATGAGTGAATTTACATTTGGTTTAACAGCACAAGGACATAAAGAAGGCGACTTTGTTCCCAATGACATTGTGACAACACCTTCAGGCCTGGTTCTTGTGTCTGAGAAAACCACAAACGCAATACATGTTCTTTCTAAGAATGGACAATTTATCTGTAATTGTTTATCAGATAGTGTAATAATTGGGCCTACTAGTTTATGTTTTAACAAAAAGGGACAGTTAATGATTGGTTGTTCAGATTCTAGAAAAACAAAGTTGCATGTTGTGGAATTCATTGAATGa
- the LOC143066840 gene encoding uncharacterized protein LOC143066840 has product MASQYANCQFCEESAGVKWFCQSCDLNLCDVCNTKIHTKIHTKIEKLSEHKVIPFKHGGNIDDSENERKVDLKEIACSNHISEKCITYCLNCDKSLCSSCVVRQFQYVELNKLYEDKHLSLKDLKSKIDECYPFFEEKATLFRKMDDCEVIKHNEIKEKICNRKNEAKDVITKEASNLVEVMEGIWDPENNPVVSERKRLSLIEQELLTRKNMLDEVLETQDPASVFLTVEKISCEMPQKSALEIKPQELILLEPTEISLKEVLGSVIRIPKLILIRTFEVDFPEINGLVSLNDDICVIYNSNSRRFVFFTISGLKFVITNDIIDVSLESTYSAYAKILDITNYHGDILLTDDKFQLRQLKKNGQFENLSSSITNDYLQFNGIHATDNDEIILGFTNNSRSSAGIIELTHMKLNMSYTQDTSIMRRVEGSSKALFTLPKKITKNINDYMCVIDQPMDSDNGRVVVIGKFGEPKWIYRGHPDINSENAFSPNDILTTSSGLVLVAERKTNAIHVLSKDGQFICNCIADSEITEPVSICLNKKGQLMIGCMDSEKTKLQIANFIE; this is encoded by the coding sequence ATGGCAAGTCAATATGCAAACTGTCAATTTTGCGAAGAATCAGCTGGAGTAAAATGGTTTTGCCAGTCATGTGATTTAAATCTTTGCGATGTATGCAATACAAAAATTCACACAAAAATtcatacaaaaattgaaaaattgtctGAGCACAAGGTTATTCCTTTTAAACATGGAGGTAATATTGACGATTCGGAAAATGAAAGAAAAGTGGACTTGAAGGAGATTGCATGTTCTAATCATATTAGTGAGAAATGTATAACATACTGTCTAAATTGCGATAAATCTTTATGCTCGTCATGTGTAGTAAGACAATTTCAGTATGTGGAACTTAATAAATTATATGAAGATAAACATCTTTCACTCAAagacttaaaaagtaaaattgacGAATGTTACCCATTCTTTGAAGAGAAAGCAACCCTATTCAGAAAAATGGATGATTGTGAGGTCATAAAACACAAcgaaataaaagagaaaatttGTAATAGGAAAAATGAGGCAAAAGATGTAATAACAAAGGAGGCATCGAATCTTGTAGAAGTTATGGAAGGTATATGGGACCCAGAAAATAACCCAGTAGTATCAGAACGCAAAAGACTTTCTCTGATAGAACAAGAATTATTGACAAGAAAAAATATGCTTGACGAAGTGTTAGAAACACAGGATCCTGCTTCAGTTTTCTTAACTGTAGAAAAAATCAGCTGTGAAATGCCACAGAAATCAGCATTAGAAATAAAACCTCAAGAACTGATTCTTCTTGAGCCAACAGAGATTTCTCTGAAAGAAGTATTGGGATCCGTAATAAGAATACCCAAATTAATACTAATTCGGACATTTGAGGTTGATTTTCCCGAAATAAATGGACTAGTGTCGCTAAATGATGACATATGTGTTATTTACAACAGTAATTCTCGAAGATTTGTGTTTTTTACAATATCGGGCTTAAAGTTTGTCATTACAAATGATATAATAGACGTAAGTTTAGAAAGTACATATTCCGCTTATGCTAAGATTTtagatataacaaattatcatgGAGACATCTTACTAACAGATGACAAATTTCAACTTAGGCAGCTTAAAAAAAATGGACAATTTGAAAACCTGTCATCGTCAATAACGAACGATTATCTCCAGTTTAACGGTATTCATGCAACTGACAATGACGAAATTATTTTGGGTTTTACTAATAACTCAAGGTCTTCTGCTGGAATTATAGAACTAACTCATATGAAACTCAACATGAGTTACACGCAAGACACAAGCATTATGAGACGCGTTGAGGGCAGTAGTAAAGCATTATTTACTCTTCCAaaaaagatcactaaaaacaTTAATGATTATATGTGTGTGATAGACCAGCCCATGGATTCAGACAATGGAAGAGTTGTAGTCATCGGGAAATTTGGAGAGCCTAAATGGATATACCGTGGCCATCCAGACATAAACTCAGAAAATGCATTTTCTCCGAACGATATTCTCACAACATCTTCGGGTCTTGTTCTTGTGgctgagagaaaaacaaatgcaATTCATGTCCTTTCGAAGGATGGGCAATTCATCTGTAATTGTATTGCAGACAGTGAAATAACTGAACCAGTCAGtatatgtttgaataaaaaaggacaattAATGATCGGTTGCATGGATTCTGAAAAAACTAAGTTGCAAATAGCCAATTTCATTGAATGA
- the LOC143069200 gene encoding ras-related protein Rab-10-like encodes MSKRYDLLLRLLLVGETGVGKTCLLCKYINQDFISAHISTIGIDFKMKTLQINDRVVKVQIWDTAGQERFESITKQFYRRAQGVLLVYDMSSRSSFEAIPKWLAHVEQFCKEDVSVMLLGNKCDREDRRQVTTKEASQFAKEHGIMFSETSAKSSSNLEKAFLDMCTDIIESQEQQAAESRSSISLDEDSSHFDSHSDSSQLLSDGGRKRCC; translated from the exons ATGTCAAAAAGATATGACTTGTTATTGAGATTATTGCTTGTTGGGGAAACTGGGGTTGGAAAAACTTGTTTACTATGTAAATACATTAACCAAGATTTCATCAGTGCTCATATATCAACAATTG GTATTGACTTCAAGATGAAAACATTACAGATTAATGATAGAGTAGTAAAAGTTCAAATCTG GGATACTGCTGGACAAGAAAGATTTGAATCCATTACAAAACAGTTCTACCGACGTGCACAG GGCGTTTTACTAGTTTACGACATGTCTAGTAGATCCTCATTTGAAGCTATACCAAAGTGGCTAGCCCATGTAGAACAg TTTTGTAAAGAAGACGTTAGTGTGATGTTACTTGGAAATAAATGTGATAGAGAGGACAGGAGACAAGTCACAACCAAAGAAGCTAGTCAG tttgccAAAGAACATGGGATAATGTTTAGCGAAACAAGTGCTAAAAGTAGTAGCAATCTAGAGAAG GCATTTCTAGATATGTGTACAGACATCATAGAATCACAAGAACAGCAAGCAGCTGAATCTAGATCCAGTATAAGTTTAGATGAAGATTCTTCTCACTTTGATAGTCATTCTGATTCATCACAGCTTCTATCTGATGGTGGACGTAAGAGGTGCTGCTGA
- the LOC143069201 gene encoding uncharacterized protein LOC143069201, which translates to MNRTLDRNFVLQKQLERSFKGLEKEYKSSQRRNQCIAESCVSFTYQLLHEATLKEKENFKKRPKTAKPSYCNTHERTIVDADVNNTRLRPQTAHGQHDKIDSKQKRPSSAHPLIPQNENKGDDEQGDVERKDTGQKPKNAWKKVKEIVQKTSSVNSNELNEKRNSQDEQISIENIPVTYDYLQQNRRRPKTADFYRKKQPESELAIFWSRKVRYAIDKWDLEDNEDDFIDNDIFSVACRASRAKRPITPPVHKSEMTETEKRLKAFVRRFGSKYRTQMNLSSATSNHSAVTTGGRKNFSISRQELASIHGDVSRRLKNTKMIVKKSGSIQRSVEKYADYAKDLSSEGRSSVMNLSKISRKKSIFEDKI; encoded by the coding sequence ATGAATCGGACATTAGACAGAAATTTTGTTTTGCAAAAGCAGTTGGAGAGATCATTTAAAGGTCTAGAAAAAGAATACAAAAGTTCCCAGAGAAGGAATCAATGCATAGCAGAATCATGTGTTTCATTTACCTACCAATTGTTGCATGAAGCaacattaaaagaaaaagaaaattttaagaaaagaCCAAAAACAGCAAAGCCGAGTTATTGCAATACACACGAAAGAACTATTGTAGACGCTGATGTTAACAATACACGACTTCGCCCACAAACAGCTCATGGTCAACATGATAAAATTGATAGTAAACAAAAGCGACCATCTTCAGCTCATCCATTAATACCGCAGAACGAAAACAAAGGTGATGATGAACAAGGCGATGTTGAGCGTAAAGATACTGGTCAAAAACCAAAGAATGCTTGGAAAAAGGTCAAAGAAATTGTACAAAAAACAAGTTCTGTGAATTCAAATGAACTCAACGAAAAGAGGAATTCTCAAGATGAACAAATATCTATCGAAAACATTCCGGTTACATACGACTATTTACAGCAAAACCGTCGCCGACCAAAAACTGCCGATTTTTATCGGAAGAAGCAACCTGAAAGTGAATTGGCTATATTTTGGTCAAGAAAAGTACGATATGCCATTGATAAATGGGATTTAGAGGATAACGAAGATGATTTCATCGATAATGATATATTTAGCGTTGCTTGTCGTGCTTCCCGTGCAAAACGCCCAATTACACCACCTGTGCATAAATCAGAAATGACTGAAACAGAGAAAAGATTGAAAGCATTTGTTCGGAGATTTGGCTCCAAATATAGGACACAGATGAACCTATCGTCTGCGACATCCAATCATAGCGCTGTAACTACGGGCGGTCGGAAAAACTTTTCTATTTCTAGACAGGAACTTGCAAGCATTCACGGGGATGTATCACGAagattaaaaaacacaaaaatgataGTAAAGAAAAGCGGATCAATACAGCGTTCAGTCGAGAAGTATGCCGATTATGCAAAAGACTTATCTTCGGAGGGTAGGAGTTCGGTAatgaatttatcaaaaatttccaggaaaaaatctatatttgaagacaaaatttga